Genomic window (Bacillus pumilus):
ACATTTTACCTTTCTGTTTGAATTAGTTATAGAGTTTTGTGAATAAATTGCTTATAATGATTCAATGATCTTTTTTCTTGAATTGAAGGAATTTTGATTCTATGAGGAGAAATACATAGCATTAGAGAAGAACTTTACACCCGAGTATTGGAGGAATCACTATGGAAAATCTTCTCCGTCCTATTTATCAAGAGAGAGCAAGCCATCCAGACACATTAGCTGTGATTATAGTAGAAAGAAGACACAAAGTATCTTCTGAGACGGATAACTTTGATGCAGCACTCCTTGTCATTGTAAAGGAAGCGGAAGAGCCGTTATTTATTAAGCACTATGAATCCGATCTTCAAACAGCTTCTTTAAATGTTGTCACAGATGAACAGCTGAAGGAATGGATTACCCTAGGCACTAACCGCCGAATCATTGATTGGATTTTGAATGGGAAAGTCCTATTTGATCGGAATGAATATATTTTCAACTTGATTGATGAACTGAGTACATTCCCGTTTTCAGACCGTAAACTTAAAATCGGTTTAGAATACGGTAAGCTCATTCGTAGATATATAGAAGGAAAAGCATTTTTTGAGTCAAATCAATTCCTTGATGCATATAATTCCATTGTGCATGCTCTGCATCACCTGGCACGTATTGAAGTGATTGATAAAGGCTTCCATCCAGAAGTGACGGTTTGGAACCAGGTGCGTCATATGGAGCCGGAAGTATATAAACTTTATTCAGAACTCATTGAAAGTCACGAAAGTCTGCATAAGCGATTAGAACTCTTATTTTTAGCAAATGATTTTTTGATCCATTCAAAAGCAGAAATTGGTGCCGCTCATTTACGTCATGTCATGGAACAGCAAGATATATGGCTTTTTGGCGAGCTACTTGCGCATCCTGATCTCAAGCACTTCACGCCTGACCTTAGCGTCATGATTGATTTCTTTGTGGAAAAAGGCATTGTCCAAGTAGAGCCGATCGAGACAAAGGGGCAAAAAATCTATCATCGAGGATATTTTGTGAAAAAAGATATTGACGCATGAATATTATGATGGTATATTATTAAACGTCGCTAACGAGCAACCAAGTTGCTTTGAAAGAAAAGCTGACAAAAAGAAATTCCAAAAAACACTTGACGCACACGGTGCTCAAATGTTATATTGAGAAAGTCGCTTCTGAGCGATAACGAAGATGATCTTTGAAAACTAAACAAGACAAAACGTACCTGTTAATTCGAGTTTTTATAAAAAAATCCTATGATACATCATAGGTAGTCAGTCAAACGCTGACGAAAAACAAAACTTCGGTTTTGTACTTTTTCGGAGAGTTTGATCCTGGCTCAGGACGAACGCTGGCGGCGTGCCTAATACATGCAAGTCGAGCGAACAGAAGGGAGCTTGCTCCCGGATGTTAGCGGCGGACGGGTGAGTAACACGTGGGTAACCTGCCTGTAAGACTGGGATAACTCCGGGAAACCGGAGCTAATACCGGATAGTTCCTTGAACCGCATGGTTCAAGGATGAAAGACGGTTTCGGCTGTCACTTACAGATGGACCCGCGGCGCATTAGCTAGTTGGTGGGGTAATGGCTCACCAAGGCGACGATGCGTAGCCGACCTGAGAGGGTGATCGGCCACACTGGGACTGAGACACGGCCCAGACTCCTACGGGAGGCAGCAGTAGGGAATCTTCCGCAATGGACGAAAGTCTGACGGAGCAACGCCGCGTGAGTGATGAAGGTTTTCGGATCGTAAAGCTCTGTTGTTAGGGAAGAACAAGTGCGAGAGTAACTGCTCGCACCTTGACGGTACCTAACCAGAAAGCCACGGCTAACTACGTGCCAGCAGCCGCGGTAATACGTAGGTGGCAAGCGTTGTCCGGAATTATTGGGCGTAAAGGGCTCGCAGGCGGTTTCTTAAGTCTGATGTGAAAGCCCCCGGCTCAACCGGGGAGGGTCATTGGAAACTGGGAAACTTGAGTGCAGAAGAGGAGAGTGGAATTCCACGTGTAGCGGTGAAATGCGTAGAGATGTGGAGGAACACCAGTGGCGAAGGCGACTCTCTGGTCTGTAACTGACGCTGAGGAGCGAAAGCGTGGGGAGCGAACAGGATTAGATACCCTGGTAGTCCACGCCGTAAACGATGAGTGCTAAGTGTTAGGGGGTTTCCGCCCCTTAGTGCTGCAGCTAACGCATTAAGCACTCCGCCTGGGGAGTACGGTCGCAAGACTGAAACTCAAAGGAATTGACGGGGGCCCGCACAAGCGGTGGAGCATGTGGTTTAATTCGAAGCAACGCGAAGAACCTTACCAGGTCTTGACATCCTCTGACAACCCTAGAGATAGGGCTTTCCCTTCGGGGACAGAGTGACAGGTGGTGCATGGTTGTCGTCAGCTCGTGTCGTGAGATGTTGGGTTAAGTCCCGCAACGAGCGCAACCCTTGATCTTAGTTGCCAGCATTTAGTTGGGCACTCTAAGGTGACTGCCGGTGACAAACCGGAGGAAGGTGGGGATGACGTCAAATCATCATGCCCCTTATGACCTGGGCTACACACGTGCTACAATGGACAGAACAAAGGGCTGCGAGACCGCAAGGTTTAGCCAATCCCATAAATCTGTTCTCAGTTCGGATCGCAGTCTGCAACTCGACTGCGTGAAGCTGGAATCGCTAGTAATCGCGGATCAGCATGCCGCGGTGAATACGTTCCCGGGCCTTGTACACACCGCCCGTCACACCACGAGAGTTTGCAACACCCGAAGTCGGTGAGGTAACCTTTATGGAGCCAGCCGCCGAAGGTGGGGCAGATGATTGGGGTGAAGTCGTAACAAGGTAGCCGTATCGGAAGGTGCGGCTGGATCACCTCCTTTCTAAGGATATATGGAGCAGTGTGCGTTTTCGTCTTGTTTAGTTTTGAAGGATCATTCCTTCAAGACATGTCTCTAGCGAGACAGGATTGTTCTTTGAAAACTAGATAACAATAAGTAATACATTCACATTGAATGCAATGCAAAGTTCATCACACATAGTGATTCTTTCTAAAGTAAGAAATGGTTAAGTTAGAAAGGGCGCACGGTGGATGCCTTGGCACTAGGAGCCGATGAAGGACGGGACGAACACCGATATGCTTCGGGGAGCTGTAAGCAAGCTTTGATCCGGAGATTTCCGAATGGGGAAACCCACTGCTCGTAATGGAGTAGTATCCATACTTGAATACATAGAGTATGAGAAGGCATACCCGGGGAACTGAAACATCTAAGTACCCGGAGGAAGAGAAAGCAAATGCGATTCCCTGAGTAGCGGCGAGCGAAACGGGAACAGCCCAAACCAAGAGGCTTGCCTCTTGGGGTTGTAGGACACTCTATACGGAGTTACAAAGGAACGATATAAGCGAAGAGGTCTGGAAAGGCCCGCCAAAGAAGGTAACAGCCCTGTAACTGAAATGTTGTTCTCTCCAGAGTGGATCCTGAGTACGGCGGAACACGTGAAATTCCGTCGGAATCCGGGAGGACCATCTCCCAAGGCTAAATACTCCCTAGTGACCGATAGTGAACCAGTACCGTGAGGGAAAGGTGAAAAGCACCCCGGAAGGGGAGTGAAATAGATCCTGAAACCGTGTGCCTACAAGTAGTCAGAGCCCGTTAACGGGTGATGGCGTGCCTTTTGTAGAATGAACCGGCGAGTTACGATCCCGTGCAAGGTTAAGCAGAAGATGCGGAGCCGCAGCGAAAGCGAGTCTGAATAGGGCGCATGAGTACGTGGTCGTAGACCCGAAACCAGGTGATCTACCCATGTCCAGGGTGAAGTTCAGGTAACACTGAATGGAGGCCCGAACCCACGCACGTTGAAAAGTGCGGGGATGAGGTGTGGGTAGGGGTGAAATGCCAATCGAACCTGGAGATAGCTGGTTCTCTCCGAAATAGCTTTAGGGCTAGCCTCAAGGTAAGAGTCTCGGAGGTAGAGCACTGATTGGACTAGGGGCCCCTACCGGGTTACCGAATTCAGTCAAACTCCGAATGCCGATGACTTATCCTTGGGAGTCAGACTGCGAGTGATAAGATCCGTAGTCGAAAGGGAAACAGCCCAGACCGCCAGCTAAGGTCCCAAAGTATACGTTAAGTGGAAAAGGATGTGGAGTTGCTTAGACAACCAGGATGTTGGCTTAGAAGCAGCCACCATTTAAAGAGTGCGTAATAGCTCACTGGTCGAGTGACTCTGCGCCGAAAATGTACCGGGGCTAAACGTATCACCGAAGCTGCGGACTGTTCTAACGAACAGTGGTAGGAGAGCGTTCTAAGTGCAGTGAAGTCAGACCGGAAGGACTGGTGGAGCGCTTAGAAGTGAGAATGCCGGTATGAGTAGCGAAAGACGGGTGAGAATCCCGTCCACCGAATGCCTAAGGTTTCCTGAGGAAGGCTCGTCCGCTCAGGGTTAGTCGGGACCTAAGCCGAGGCCGAAAGGCGTAGGCGATGGACAACAGGTTGATATTCCTGTACCACCTCCTCACCATTTGAGCAATGGGGGGACGCAGGAGGATAGGGTAAGCGCGGTATTGGATATCCGCGTCCAAGCAGTTAGGCTGGGAAATAGGCAAATCCGTTTCCCGTAAAGGCTGAGCTGTGATGGCGAGCGAAATTTAGTAGCGAAGTTCCTGATTCCACACTGCCAAGAAAAGCCTCTAGCGAGGTGAGAGGTGCCCGTACCGCAAACCGACACAGGTAGGCGAGGAGAGAATCCTAAGGTGATCGAGAGAACTCTCGTTAAGGAACTCGGCAAAATGACCCCGTAACTTCGGGAGAAGGGGTGCTTCTTAGGGTGTTAAAGCCCCGAGAAGCCGCAGTGAATAGGCCCAGGCGACTGTTTAGCAAAAACACAGGTCTCTGCGAAGCCGTAAGGCGAAGTATAGGGGCTGACGCCTGCCCGGTGCTGGAAGGTTAAGAGGAGCGCTTAGCGTAAGCGAAGGTGCGAATTGAAGCCCCAGTAAACGGCGGCCGTAACTATAACGGTCCTAAGGTAGCGAAATTCCTTGTCGGGTAAGTTCCGACCCGCACGAAAGGCGCAACGATCTGGGCACTGTCTCAACGAGAGACTCGGTGAAATTATAGTACCTGTGAAGATGCAGGTTACCCGCGACAGGACGGAAAGACCCCGTGGAGCTTTACTGCAGCCTGATATTGAATGTTGGTACAGCTTGTACAGGATAGGTAGGAGCCTTGGAAACCGGAGCGCTAGCTTCGGTGGAGGCATCGGTGGGATACTACCCTGGCTGTATTGACCTTCTAACCCGCTGCCCTTATCGGGCAGGGAGACAGTGTCAGGTGGGCAGTTTGACTGGGGCGGTCGCCTCCTAAAATGTAACGGAGGCGCCCAAAGGTTCCCTCAGAATGGTTGGAAATCATTCGCAGAGTGTAAAGGCACAAGGGAGCTTGACTGCGAGACCTACAAGTCGAGCAGGGACGAAAGTCGGGCTTAGTGATCCGGTGGTTCCGCATGGAAGGGCCATCGCTCAACGGATAAAAGCTACCCCGGGGATAACAGGCTTATCTCCCCCAAGAGTCCACATCGACGGGGAGGTTTGGCACCTCGATGTCGGCTCATCGCATCCTGGGGCTGTAGTCGGTCCCAAGGGTTGGGCTGTTCGCCCATTAAAGCGGTACGCGAGCTGGGTTCAGAACGTCGTGAGACAGTTCGGTCCCTATCCGTCGCGGGCGCAGGAAATTTGAGAGGAGCTGTCCTTAGTACGAGAGGACCGGGATGGACGCACCGCTGGTGTACCAGTTGTTCTGCCAAGGGCATCGCTGGGTAGCTATGTGCGGACGGGATAAGTGCTGAAAGCATCTAAGCATGAAGCCCCCCTCAAGATGAGATTTCCCATTCCGCAAGGAAGTAAGATCCCTGAAAGATGATCAGGTTGATAGGTCTGAGGTGGAAGCGTGGTGACACGTGGAGCTGACAGATACTAATAGATCGAGGACTTAACCTTTATTCTAATGTGAAGCATGAACATTGTTATCTAGTTTTGAGAGAACATTTTTAAAATATCTCTTGATTTATTTTCAATACATAGTATAATATCTTTTGTCACTAAATTGTCTGGTGATGATGGCGAAGAGGTCACACCCGTTCCCATGCCGAACACGGAAGTTAAGCTCTTCAGCGCCGATGGTAGTTGGGGGTCTCCCCCTGTGAGAGTAGGACATCGCCAGGCTTTCTTCATTCCGCAGTAGCTCAGTGGTAGAGCTATCGGCTGTTAACCGATCGGTCGTAGGTTCGAATCCTACCTGCGGAGCCAATTTGGAGAGCTGTCCGAGTGGCCGAAGGAGCACGATTGGAAATCGTGTAGGCGGTAACCCCGTCTCAAGGGTTCGAATCCCTTGCTCTCCGCCACAATTTACATATTAAAGGGCCCGTTGGTCAAGCGGTTAAGACACCGCCCTTTCACGGCGGTAACACGGGTTCGAATCCCGTACGGGTCACCATTTTATAGAATATATACCAGTGTTTTTATTCGGAGGATTAGCTCAGCTGGGAGAGCATCTGCCTTACAAGCAGAGGGTCGGCGGTTCGAGCCCGTCATCCTCCACCATATCTTTTATATCGTCGCGGGGTGGAGCAGTTCGGTAGCTCGTCGGGCTCATAACCCGAAGGTCGCAGGTTCAAATCCTGCCCCCGCAACCAAAATGGTCCGGTAGTTCAGTTGGTTAGAATGCCTGCCTGTCACGCAGGAGGTCGCGGGTTCGAGTCCCGTCCGGACCGCCATTTTTAAAATAAATACTTGGCTCGGTAGCTCAGTTGGTAGAGCAACGGACTGAAAATCCGTGTGTCGGCGGTTCGATTCCGTCCCGAGCCACCACTATTTGCCGGTGTAGCTCAATTGGTAGAGCAACTGACTTGTAATCAGTAGGTTGGGGGTTCAAGTCCTCTTGCCGGCACTGTTTTTCAAATGTGGAGGGGTAGCGAAGTGGCTAAACGCGGCGGACTGTAAATCCGCTCCCTCCGGGTTCGGCGGTTCGAATCCGTCCCCCTCCACCATTTTTATTTTCATAGGGGCATAGTTTAAAGGTAGAACAGAGGTCTCCAAAACCTCCGGTGTGGGTTCGATTCCTACTGCCCCTGCCAATTTTCTTAATATGATTCATAACATCTATGGCGGTTGTGGCGAAGTGGTTAACGCACCAGATTGTGGCTCTGGCACTCGTGGGTTCGATTCCCATCAATCGCCCCATTTTATTATTGGGCTATAGCCAAGCGGTAAGGCAACGGACTTTGACTCCGTCATGCGTTGGTTCGAATCCAGCTAGCCCAGTTGATATGCGGAAGTAGTTCAGTGGTAGAACACCACCTTGCCAAGGTGGGGGTCGCGGGTTCGAATCCCGTCTTCCGCTCCAATAATGGCGGCATAGCCAAGTGGTA
Coding sequences:
- a CDS encoding nucleotidyltransferase-like protein; this encodes MENLLRPIYQERASHPDTLAVIIVERRHKVSSETDNFDAALLVIVKEAEEPLFIKHYESDLQTASLNVVTDEQLKEWITLGTNRRIIDWILNGKVLFDRNEYIFNLIDELSTFPFSDRKLKIGLEYGKLIRRYIEGKAFFESNQFLDAYNSIVHALHHLARIEVIDKGFHPEVTVWNQVRHMEPEVYKLYSELIESHESLHKRLELLFLANDFLIHSKAEIGAAHLRHVMEQQDIWLFGELLAHPDLKHFTPDLSVMIDFFVEKGIVQVEPIETKGQKIYHRGYFVKKDIDA